The stretch of DNA GTGAACGCGCGGCCACCCACGCCTCGACTTCGGAACGAAGTCGTTCCAGCGAAGGAATCCGCCGATGTCAACACTGCCGCTGAAGAGCGCTGAATTCCAACTCCGCCATGTTTAACCAAGAGGCGTGTTTCGGCGTGTAGATCCACTCGAATCGGCCCATCAACCGGTGGGCCTGTTCTGGGGACATCCACTTGTAGAAGCTGCCCCCATGATGGGTATTGAGGTTGTCCTGCACCAGGGTGATCTGTACCGCTGCTGGGTAGGCCCGTTCCAGCTCCTCCATGAATGCCGTGTATTCCTCGGCCGTTCGTCGGGCACACACCTTGACGAACCGTCGACCCGTCCGAGGCTCCACCGCGAGCAGCACCGCGCCGCTCCCGAATCGTTCGTATTCATAATCTTGCTTTGCAACTCGTCCCGGTTCCATTGGAACCGGGGCCATCACGTCGCCGATCAGGAAACAGGGCTGCTCATCGAAGCACAACACCGGGAAGCACTCATCGTAGGGCCGGACATACACGTCGAGGACACGCTCCATCTCACACAGGAATTTTGCCGTCAGCTGCGCGATGCACCACTGCCTTTTGCGGTGCGGCTGGACCGCGTTTTTTTCAGGATGTAGAACACCGTGGACGGCGCAATGCCGTCCACCACGTTCAATTCCACGGCTTTTTCAGCCAGCAGGCGAATACTCCACTGGGCATGGCCTGTCGGGGCCTCACGGCACGCCAGTGCCGTGATGGCCGCCCGATCCTGGCCCGTAAATTTCGCGGGTCGGCCGGTATGCGGGGCATCATAGAGCGCCGCGTCCAACCCTCCGAGCACGAAGTGTTTTCGGATCGACTGCACCATCTGCACACTGATCCCCAGGGCTTCCTTGATCGCCAGATCACCCAGTTGCCGATGGGCCATCAGCAAGATCTGAGCGCGGGTCATGACCCGCGCCTTGTGGGTCCCTTTCGTTGTGATGGCTTTGAGAGTCTGTTCCTGCTCAGGGCTCAAATCCACTTTGTACAGCAGAGGGCGAGGCATAACTAACTCTACTAAATTGCAAAACGCTGTACTAGAAAAAGCACCTGTCATTCCCACTGGACGACAGGTGCTTTTTCTTGTGTCAGATGAACAATTACGCCGGGCCGGGTGTTAATTCTCCACTGGGCGCGGGGCCGTCGCCACCGCTGATGGGCGGCGCTTCCAATTCCGGCAGTAGGCCGCCTGCCAGCACGGTTCGCACGTCGTCTCCGCTGAGGCTTTCGCGGATCATCAGTTCGTCGGTCAGGCGGTGCAGCACGTGGGCATGCTCGGTCAGCAGGGCGTGGGCGCGGTCATACTGCGAATTCAGAATCAGGGCCGTTTCGGTGTCGATGGTCTGGGCCGTGTGATCGCTGTAGTTGCTGGGCTGGGGGCCAAAGCCGAGGTAGTTGCTGCTGTCCTGCGCGAGCGCCAGTTGCCCCGCGCCCGACATACCCCATTCCGTGACCATGCGGCGGGCAATGGAGGTCGCTTTCTGGAAATCGTTGGCCGCTCCGGTGGTCACTTGCCCGGTGGCCACGTCTTCGGCGGCGTGTCCTGCCAGCGCCACACAAATCAGGTCAAGCAGGGCAGCGCGGGTGTGATGCATCCGGTCTTCGGGCGTGTACAGGGCCGAACCCAGAGAACGGCCACGCGGCACGACGGTCAGCTTGTGGGCCTTGTCTGCGTGGGGCAACAGTTGAGCGGCGAGGGCATGTCCAACTTCGTGGTAGGCGGTCACCTTGCGGTCTGCTTCGCGCACAACGAGACTGCGGCGTTCCGGCCCCATCAGCACCCGGTCACGCGCCTCGTCCACATCCCGCCCCGTAATCCGCGTGCGCCCTTCCCGTGCGGCGAGCAATGCCGCTTCATTGAGCAGGTTTTCGAGATCAGCCCCCACCATCCCCGCCGTTCTTCTGGCGACCAATGCTAGATCAACGCTGGCATCCAACGGCTTCTTGCGGGCATGAATCCGCAGCACCATTTCCCGCCCCCGCACATCCGGCGCGTCCACCACCACTTGACGGTCAAAACGTCCGGGCCGAAGTAAGGCGGCGTCCAAAACATCCGGCCTATTGGTGGCCGCGAGAATAATGACTTCCTGTCCACTGCCGAAACCATCCATTTCGACGAGCAGTTGATTGAGCGTCTGTTCGCGTTCGTCATTCCCGCCTTGCAAACTCACGCCACGTTTGCGTCCAACAGCATCAATCTCGTCGATGAACACGATGCAGGGCGCACTCTTCCTCGCCTGCTCGAACAGGTCACGGACACGGGCCGCACCGACGCCGACGAACATTTCCACAAAGTCTGAGCCGGAGATGGAGTAGTAGGGGACTTTGGCTTCGCCTGCGACAGCCTTAGCGAGTAGGGTCTTGCCACTTCCGGGAGGGCCAACCAACAGCACGCCGTGTGGGATGCGTGCGCCGAGTTGGTGGTAGCGCTCGGGGTGGCGCAGGAATTCGACGACTTCTTGTAAATCTTGCTTGGCCTCGTCACACCCGGCCACGTCGGCAAAGGTTTGCTTGATCTGGCCCTCCGCGATCACCGCCGCTTTGGACTTCCCAAATTGGCTGGCTGCATCGGTGCCGCCGCCTTGCCGCCCACGCAGCAGCAGCACGATCAGGCCGCCAATGAGAGCCAAAGTCAGCAGCGCACTGATGACCGTGAGGGCGCTGATGCGGGACGCCTGCGCGTAGGTCACGTTGACGCCTGCCGACTGCAACGCCGTCAGGGCAATCAGCGGATCAGCGGCTACGGTGCGGGTGCGGTACTCACGCCCGTCGTCCAGCACGCCACTGATGGCCGCCGTATTGTTCTGGAACGACACCACCGCCGTCTGCACCGTACTGTTGTTCAGGGCATCGGTAAATTCGGTGAGCGGCAGTTCGGTGCCCCGGCCACGCGGCGTAACAACACTGATGAGCAGCAGCAAAGCCACTACGCTGGCCGCCAGTCCCCACATCCAGTTGGGACGTTTCATGGGTGCGGCCTCTGAGAGCTTGGGCTGCACATCTGCTGGCTGACCACAGGCGACATGCATCAGTCTATGCCGACAGCGCAGAGTGAATATGGAAGAAAAGGGGGAAAGTTCGGGCCGAGGCTCTGCCTTCATACCGTCTTGAAGTTGAGCGCACCACACTCAACTCTATTGACTGTTCTCAACTGTGGCCCTATGATGATCCAAGTTTAGAACTGCTGTTCTTGCAGCGGCAGAATCTTATCCATTCAAGGAGTCAAATACATGCCAAAAGCAGTCGGAATCGATTTGGGAACCACCAACAGCGTTATTTCCGTGATGGAAGGCGGACGCCCCGAAGTGATCGTGAACGCCGAGGGCGCACGCACGACCCCCAGCGTCGTGGCGTTCAAGGGCGACGAGCGTCTGGTGGGTCAGATTGCCCGCCGTCAGGCCGCGCTGAACCCGCAGGCGACTATTTTTGAAATCAAGCGTTTTATTGGCCGCCGCTGGGATGAAGTGTCTCAGGAAGCGGGCCGCAGCCCCTTTAAGGTGAAAGAAGGAGCGGGCGGCAGCGTGCGGGTGGACGTGAACGGCAAGGAATACGCCCCCGAACAGGTCAGCGCGGAAGTGCTGCGGAAGCTGGTGGCCGACGCCAGTGCCAAACTGGGCGAGAAAATCGTGGACGTGGTCATCACCGTGCCCGCCTACTTCGACAACAGCCAGCGTGAAGCCACCAAGCAGGCGGGCGAAATTGCAGGCCTGAACGTGCTGCGCGTCATCAACGAGCCCACCGCCGCAGCTCTGGCCTACGGACTGGAGCGCAAGGGCAACGAAACCGTGCTGGTCTTCGACCTCGGCGGCGGCACCTTCGACGTGACGATTCTGGAACTGGGCGACGGCGTGTTCGAAGTGAAATCGACTTCGGGCGACACCCACCTCGGCGGCGCGGACTTCGATCAGCGCATCGTGGACTGGCTCGCCACCGAGTTTCAGAAGGAAAACAGCTTCGACCTCCGCAAAGACCCGCAGGCGTTGCAGCGCCTGATCGAAGCCTCAGAGAAGGCCAAGATCGAACTGTCCAGCGGCTCTGAAACCACCGTGTCCCTGCCCTTCATCACCTTCGATCCCGAAACGCGCACGCCTCAGCACCTGGAGCGCACGCTGACCCGCGCCAAGTTTGAGGAATTGACTGCTGATTTGCTGCGCCGCGTGCGTCATCCGGTCGAGCAGGCGTTGGCGGATGCCAAAATGACCGCCAGCGACATCGACGAAGTGATCTTGGTGGGCGGCTCGACCCGTATTCCTGCCGTCAAGCGGATCGTGAAGGACATCACGGGCAAGGAACCCAACGAGTCCGTGAACCCCGACGAAGCTGTGGCGCTGGGCGCTGCCGTGCAGGCGGGCATCATCATGGGCGACAGTAGCCTCGGCGACATCGTGCTGGTGGACGTGACCCCGCTGACGCTGGGCGTGGAAGTGAAGGGCGGCATGATCGCCCCGATGATCACGCGCAACACCACCGTGCCCGCTAAGAAGACCGAGATCTACACGACGGCGGCCAACAATCAGCCCGGCGTAGAAATCAACGTGCTGCAAGGCGAGCGCCCGATGGCGAGCGACAACAAGAGCCTGGGCCGCTTCAACCTCGAAGGTATTCCCCCGATGGCCGCCGGACGCCCGCAGATCGAAGTGACCTTCGACATCGACGCCAACGGCATTCTGCACGTGACGGCCAAAGAGAAGACCAGCGGCAAGGAAGCCAGCATCCGCATCGACAACACCACGACTCTCGACAAGAACGATGTAGAGAAGATGGTAAAGGAAGCCGAGCAGAACGCCGCCGCCGACAAGGTTCGCAAAGAGAAGGTGGAGAAGCGCAACAACCTCGACTCCCTGCGCGTGCAGGCCCTCAGCCAGATTGAGGAGAGCGCTGGAGCAGAGCAGAGCGCCAAAGACGCACTGAAGGTTGCTGCCGACGAGGCCGAAGAAGCCATCCGCACCGATGACGACACCAAGATTGCCGACGCCCAGAAGAACCTGGAAGAAGCACTCCGCACATTCATGACGGCGGCTCAGCAGGCCGCGCCCGCAGCAGACGGCGGCGGCGTGGACTTGGGCAAAGACAAGAAAGACGACGACGTGATCGACGCCGATTTCAAACCGGCTGACTGAAATTCTCGGAGTCAAGCCTGAGCTTGACCGAGCGGAGCGAGTACCGAACAGAGTGCGCCGCAGTGAGAATGGAGAGTTTTCGGTGATTTTCCGAAAAATCGCAATGTCAACTGCGGCGCACTCAAGCGTCCCACTCCAGAAAGCAAGACCTGAAACGGGGAGAGGACGGCCTACACGCCACCCTCTCCCCTATTGGATGCCGCCACACCCTAAACTGACCCCCAATGTTCCGCAGACGAGGTAAACCCATGACCCAGAACGACGACACCAGAGATAACAAGCAGGCCGAAGCGGCCCAGAAAGACGCCAAGACGATTGATATGGACGGGCTGGATATTCCAGAAACCGACACTGACAACATGGAAGAAGATCTGGAACTCGGTGCCGACATGATGGATGAGGACGGCGGCTTCCCCGGGATGGACGAAAATATGTTCGGGCAGGTGCAGGAAATGATGGCGAAACTACAACAGGCCGACGAGTTGGAGAAGGAAAATGCCGACCTGAAGGGCCGCCTCGCCCGCCTTGCCGCCGACTTCGAGAGCCAGCGCCGCCGCCTACAGGGCGAAGTGGACGCCGCGCAGGGACAGGGCATTGCCAAGGCCGCCGAAAGCCTGATGCCTGTGTACGACGACCTTGACCGCGCCGTAAGCATGGGCGTGGCCGACCCCACCAAACTGATTCCGGGGATGCAGGCCGTGCAGGCCACCATGCTGCGCGTGTTCGGCGGGCTGGGTCTGGAAGTGACCGGGCGCGAGGGCGA from Deinococcus sp. QL22 encodes:
- a CDS encoding IS630 family transposase, which encodes MERGGRHCAVHGVLHPEKNAVQPHRKRQWCIAQLTAKFLCEMERVLDVYVRPYDECFPVLCFDEQPCFLIGDVMAPVPMEPGRVAKQDYEYERFGSGAVLLAVEPRTGRRFVKVCARRTAEEYTAFMEELERAYPAAVQITLVQDNLNTHHGGSFYKWMSPEQAHRLMGRFEWIYTPKHASWLNMAELEFSALQRQC
- a CDS encoding helix-turn-helix domain-containing protein, with amino-acid sequence MPRPLLYKVDLSPEQEQTLKAITTKGTHKARVMTRAQILLMAHRQLGDLAIKEALGISVQMVQSIRKHFVLGGLDAALYDAPHTGRPAKFTGQDRAAITALACREAPTGHAQWSIRLLAEKAVELNVVDGIAPSTVFYILKKTRSSRTAKGSGASRS
- the ftsH gene encoding ATP-dependent zinc metalloprotease FtsH, which codes for MKRPNWMWGLAASVVALLLLISVVTPRGRGTELPLTEFTDALNNSTVQTAVVSFQNNTAAISGVLDDGREYRTRTVAADPLIALTALQSAGVNVTYAQASRISALTVISALLTLALIGGLIVLLLRGRQGGGTDAASQFGKSKAAVIAEGQIKQTFADVAGCDEAKQDLQEVVEFLRHPERYHQLGARIPHGVLLVGPPGSGKTLLAKAVAGEAKVPYYSISGSDFVEMFVGVGAARVRDLFEQARKSAPCIVFIDEIDAVGRKRGVSLQGGNDEREQTLNQLLVEMDGFGSGQEVIILAATNRPDVLDAALLRPGRFDRQVVVDAPDVRGREMVLRIHARKKPLDASVDLALVARRTAGMVGADLENLLNEAALLAAREGRTRITGRDVDEARDRVLMGPERRSLVVREADRKVTAYHEVGHALAAQLLPHADKAHKLTVVPRGRSLGSALYTPEDRMHHTRAALLDLICVALAGHAAEDVATGQVTTGAANDFQKATSIARRMVTEWGMSGAGQLALAQDSSNYLGFGPQPSNYSDHTAQTIDTETALILNSQYDRAHALLTEHAHVLHRLTDELMIRESLSGDDVRTVLAGGLLPELEAPPISGGDGPAPSGELTPGPA
- the dnaK gene encoding molecular chaperone DnaK, whose protein sequence is MPKAVGIDLGTTNSVISVMEGGRPEVIVNAEGARTTPSVVAFKGDERLVGQIARRQAALNPQATIFEIKRFIGRRWDEVSQEAGRSPFKVKEGAGGSVRVDVNGKEYAPEQVSAEVLRKLVADASAKLGEKIVDVVITVPAYFDNSQREATKQAGEIAGLNVLRVINEPTAAALAYGLERKGNETVLVFDLGGGTFDVTILELGDGVFEVKSTSGDTHLGGADFDQRIVDWLATEFQKENSFDLRKDPQALQRLIEASEKAKIELSSGSETTVSLPFITFDPETRTPQHLERTLTRAKFEELTADLLRRVRHPVEQALADAKMTASDIDEVILVGGSTRIPAVKRIVKDITGKEPNESVNPDEAVALGAAVQAGIIMGDSSLGDIVLVDVTPLTLGVEVKGGMIAPMITRNTTVPAKKTEIYTTAANNQPGVEINVLQGERPMASDNKSLGRFNLEGIPPMAAGRPQIEVTFDIDANGILHVTAKEKTSGKEASIRIDNTTTLDKNDVEKMVKEAEQNAAADKVRKEKVEKRNNLDSLRVQALSQIEESAGAEQSAKDALKVAADEAEEAIRTDDDTKIADAQKNLEEALRTFMTAAQQAAPAADGGGVDLGKDKKDDDVIDADFKPAD
- a CDS encoding nucleotide exchange factor GrpE; its protein translation is MTQNDDTRDNKQAEAAQKDAKTIDMDGLDIPETDTDNMEEDLELGADMMDEDGGFPGMDENMFGQVQEMMAKLQQADELEKENADLKGRLARLAADFESQRRRLQGEVDAAQGQGIAKAAESLMPVYDDLDRAVSMGVADPTKLIPGMQAVQATMLRVFGGLGLEVTGREGETFDPQWHEALQVVPGDDDDVIVQVYQLGFRMGDRLVRPARVVVSKQG